The Campylobacter curvus genome includes the window GCCGATGTGAGGGAGATTACCCGGTAGCTGCCACGTGAGTATGTCTCCTGGCATGAAAGTATCGTCATTCACCTCAAGTCCTCGCCTTTTTAGATATGTAGCGATGTTTAGCACACGGCGATGATCGATGTTTTTATCAGTTCCTTTTAGACCCCATTTTTTAGGATAGGAGCTAAAATTTTTAGCCATATCGTCATGTATCAGCTTTTGTAAGTCTATATTTTGAAGTCTCAAGGCTCGCACCAGCACATCGGAGCACACGCCTTTTGAGATCTCCACATCGCCCATCGGATAGGCAAGGCTGGAGTATGAGGGATCGTAATAGATCGTAACGCCGATCTGGCTCCTGGCGTCAGTGACTAGCTTTTGTGGAGAAAAGGCGAACAGCACCGTAGCAAAAAGCATCAAAATTTTAAAAATTTTCAAATTTGATCCTAAATTTTACTTCAAAAGCATCGTTTTTAGTATGCGTTTGCCGATCTCCACGCCAGGCTGATCGTATGTGTTTATGCCCAGCATTATGCCGGTAGCAGACGTCAAAAGCTCGTAGTAAAAGACCAGCCAGCCCGCATGCCACTCATCAAGCGCATCAAGCGTGATGATATCCACGCTTACGCCCTCTTGCACTAGCGCCATCGCAGTAGCGTCGCATTGTAAATTTAAAAGCTTGTTTAGGCTAAGCCCGCTCACAAAGTCGCATCCCTCAAGCCCTTGTAAGCTGATGTCAGGTATGTTCGTATCGACTCCGGCGTCATTTATCTTTATAAATGTCACGCTTTTGTCTTTCACGCCGTCCATTATGAGCTGTAAAAAGCTGTGCTGATCGCGACTGCCGACCAGCCCGACCGGCGTGAGGCCTACACGTTTGTAGCCTCTTTTTTTACCAAGACTCTCCGCCCAAAGCTGCACATACCAGTCGTTAAACTCAAAAAATCGGTCGCAGTAGCTAAAGACGACATTTATACTCGCACTTCTATGAGTGGCGTAGTGGTAGGCTTTCGCGATAAGCGAGGCGTCCTTTTCGTCGATATATCGCCTCTTACAAGCTAACGCCCCGGCTAGAAGCTGCTTCACGTCGTATCCGCAGATAGCAAGCGGAGCCAGCCCTATCGCGCTTAAAACGCTGAATCTGCCGCCCACATTTGACGGGATATTGAAAAATTTTATACCGTTTTGAGTAGCGAAATTTTGCAAATTCGTGCCAGGATCGGTGATTATCAAAAAATTTCGGCTAAGAGAGCTTGGGCCAAAGCGATCTAGCAAGCACTTAAATATCGTGATCGTCTCGATCGTGTTGCCCGATTTGGAGCTGATGATAAAAAGCGTCTCGTCAAAATTTATCGTGCTTACAACGCTTTCAAAGCTGTTTGGATCGACGTTATCTAGGAAATAAAGCTCTCTTTTGCTCTTTTTTGCCCCGAGCATCGACTTTAGCGCTTTTACACCCAGCGAACTGCCGCCGATGCCTACTAACACGACGTTTTTTATACCTTGTAGGCTTTTTTCGTAGGTGTAAATTTCACTCACCAGCTCCTCGCCAAGATCGGGCAGATGATAATATCCTATCTCGCCGCTTTCGTATTCGTCGTTCATACGCTTTGCGTAAGCGGCGATGAGCTCCTCTTTGGTGAAGTTGAATTTAAAGCTATTTTCTACCATTTTTTAGCTCGTAAAAGAAATTCGTAGCCTCTACAAAGCCGTCTATACTGCCGCAGTCAAAGCGCCTGCCTTTGAATTTATAAGCTATCACGATGCCCTCTTTAGCCTGTGATCTTAGAGCGTCCGTTATCTGAATTTCGCCGTTTTTACCGGGTTTTGTGCGCTCTAATATATTAAAGATATCAGGCGTCAATATATATCGTCCGATAATGGCTAAATTTGTCGGAGCATCGGCAGGATCGGGCTTTTCTACCATATCATCGACCATTATGAGATCATCTTCTATGAAGCGGCCGCTCACCACGCCGTAGGATTTTATCTGCTCTTTTGGCACTTCCATCACCGCAACTACCGAGCAGCGGTATTTTTCATAAATTTTTACCATCTGAGCCAGCACGCCCTCGCCTGCGTCGTTCACGCAAAGATCATCCGCGAGCACCACGCCAAAAGCCTCGTCGCGAACGAGCGTCTTGCCCGTGTAGATAGCATGCCCAAGCCCTCTCATCTCGTTTTGGCGGGTAAAGCTGAAAGTGCATGAGTCCATGAGCTTTCTGATGTCATCAAGCAGCGGCTCTTTGCTGGTGCCGGCTATTTGATGCTCCAGCTCGTAGCTGATATCAAAATAATCCTCCAAAGCGCGCTTGCCGCGCCCCGTGACAAAGGCCATATTGTTCATCCCCGCCTCCAAGGCCTCATCGACTCCGTAATGCACCAAGGGCTTTGTCAAGATCGGCAACATCTCTTTTGGTAGTGATTTTGTCGCCGGTAAGAATCTCGTTCCGTATCCGGCAGCCGGAAATAGGCAGGTTTGTATCATTTTTATCCTTTTATCAAAGTTGCAAAATTCTACTACTTTTAGCTTAAAAATGCCAGAACGGGTAAATTTTTGCTATCATTAGCGCACAAAAATCAAAAATAGGCGAATTTTGCAAACCGTATCCGAAATTTACAGCGCAAAGACCGAGATCAAAAAATCTACTTTCCTAAGCTACCTCCTGCCGATCGCTAAATTTGAAGAATTTCACGAAATTTTAAGGTCAGATCATCCAAAAGCCGCACATATCGTCTGGGCTTACAGAAAACTGAACAAATACGCCCAGATCATCGAGGCTCAAAGCGATGACGGCGAGCCAAAAGGCACATCAGGGCAGCCTTGTTTGAACGCTTTGCGAGGAGCTCGGCTAATAGACACGGCAGTGCTGGTGGTGCGATATTTTGGAGGCGTAAAGCTTGGTACGGGCGGGCTTGTGAGAGCTTACGGCGGAGCTGCAAATCTAGCGATAAACGAGGCGAATTTAGAAATTTTCGAGCAAAAAGATATATGCGGCTTTTTCGTGCCGTTTTCATTGACAGCTAGGTTTGAGCATTTCTTACAAAAGCAAAATTTAGAGGCTAAACGCGAATTTAACGAGGATGGAGCGATATGGCGGGTGGAATTTAACGAGGATGAATTTAACGCGTTTTATGATTTCGCTCACCACTTTGAGGCGCAAAATTTCGCCTTTTTAGCCATACCGCTCTTTGCAAGGCGTATTTTTTAAGCCTATGAGGTGTAAAATCACAAAATTTTAAGGTAAGATCATGAGCACTTGGAACGATATCTACAACCACTTTGACCCCGTCGCCTTCACGCTTTTTGACTTTAGCGTGCATTGGTACGGCATAATGTATATCTTAGCCCTACTTAGCGCGCTAGGGGCGGCAAAATACTTTGTCAAAAAGGACAATATCCCGATAACGGACGCACTTTTGGATAATTACTTTTTTTGGGTGGAGATCGGCGTGATACTTGGAGCCAGGCTCGGATACATCGCGATCTACTCCGGTGAGGCGGTTTATTTTTTCACTCATCCTTGGCAGATTTTCAACCCCTTTCACAACGGCGAATTTGTCGGTATCCGAGGCATGAGCTATCACGGGGCGGTAGTTGGATTTTTACTAGCGACGATACTATTTTGTAAAAAATACAAGCAAAATTTATGGCAGCTGCTCGATCTGTGCGCACTTTGTATCCCGTTCGGGTATATATTCGGACGTATCGGAAATTTTTTAAACCAAGAGCTCTTTGGCAGAGCGACAGATGTGAGCTGGGGCATAAATGTATTTGGGATTTTAAGACACCCTTCGCAGCTTTACGAAGCCGCACTCGAGGGTCTAGTCGTTTTCTTAATCCTCTTTTTCTACCGTAAATTTAAAAAATTTGACGGCGAGCTCATCGCACTTTATGCGATACTATACACGCTAGCTCGCTTTATCTGCGAGTTTTTTAGAGAGCCTGATGCAGGGATAGGCTTTATCATATTTGGCCTTTCTATGGGGCAGATATTATCAATTTTGATGTTTTTTGGCGGAATTCTGGCGTATTTCTTTTTGAAAAAAAATTATATTAAATAGTTTAACTTAGTTTAAAGTTATATAGGTGTATAATCGCCGCAAAAGAAAACCAAATATTAATAAATTCTTAGAAGGAGTGCTCATGGTTGGGCTTATAGAGGGTTTCCTCGGTAAGCAGGCAGACTGCAAAAAGAGTCGTGTGCCTGCGGTTTTTGATAGGTGGCAGAGTATAACGGGTTTTATTCTTGCCTGTTTCATACTATGTCACATGGTATTCACTTCGACTATTCTACTTGGCAAAGATGCGTTCAATGCAGTCGTAGAATTTGCGGAAGCCAGCTTTTTGATCAAAGGCGGGTTACCTATCGTAACAAATTTGATAGCCGCTGTGATCTTCGTCGTTTTCATCGCTCATGCTTTCTTAGCGATGAGGAAATTTCCCGCCAACTTTAGACAGCTTATAATGTTTAAAGGACACAAAGATCGCATGAAGCACTGGGATACGACGCTTTGGTGGTTTCAGTTTTTGACAGGATTTGCACTATTTTTCACTGCGAGCGCTCATTTGGTCGATATCGTTTTCAATCCGCATAAGATAACAGCCGAGCATTCGGCGGCAAATTTCCATACTTTAGAATTTTTCTATTTTGCATTGCTTGTTTTTATGGTAGTGCATGCCGGCGTAGGAATGTATCGTTTATATGTCAAATGGATAAGTATTGAGGGTGCTAATAAACAAGAGATGTTTGCAAAAAGAAACAGAGTCAAAACTATAATTTTTGCAATCTTTGGAGTGCTCGCATTAATCGCATTAATCGCTGATTTTGTTTGGGTCAGCCTTTAGTTTGGTAAATAGGAGCTAAAAATGAATGTAAAATATTGTGATGCATTGGTTATAGGCGGAGGTCTTGCGGGACTACGAGCTGCGGTCGCGGCTGGCGAAAAGGGACTTAGCACGATAGTTTTGAGCCTTATCCCGGTCAAACGCTCTCACTCGGCAGCCGCACAAGGCGGTATGCAAGCGTCTTTGGGAAATTCAAAAATGAGCGAAGGCGACAACGAGGACGTGCATTTTGCCGATACGGTAAAGGGAAGCGACTGGGGCTGTGACCAAACGGTCGCGCGTATGTTTTGCCAAACCGCTCCAAAAGCGATTAGAGAGCTTGCAGCTTGGGGCGTGCCATGGACCAGGATAACAAAGGGCGAGCGAAGTGCCATCATCAACGCTCAAAAAACCACTATTGTCGAAAAAGAAGAGGTGCATGGACTCATCCACTCTCGCGACTTTGGCGGCACTAAAAAATGGCGCACCTGCTACACTGCTGACGCGACCGGACACACCATGCTCTTTGCCGTGGCGAACGAAGCGCTAAAACACAACGTAGAAATCCACGACCGTAAAGAAGCGATCGCTCTCATCCACGAAAACAACCGCTGTTACGGCGCGATAGTCCGCGATCTAGTGACCGGCGAGATCATCGCCTACGTATCAAAAGGCACGCTCATCGCAACCGGTGGCTACGGACGCGTTTATAAACACACTACAAACGCCGTCGTGTGCGAGGGTATAGGTGCTGCGATCGCACTAGAAACTGGCGTAGCACAGCTTGGCAATATGGAAGCGGTGCAGTTTCACCCGACTCCGATCGTACCAAGCGGAATTTTGCTAACGGAGGGTTGCCGCGGTGACGGCGGAATTTTACGTGATGTCGATGGCTACCGCTTTATGCCAGACTATGAACCGGAGAAAAAAGAGCTCGCCAGCCGCGACGTCGTGAGCCGCCGTATCATGGAGCACATCAGAAAAGGCAAAGGCGTCAAAAGCCCTTACGGCGAGCATGTCTGGCTAGATATCAGTATACTTGGCCGCGAACACATCGAGAAAAATTTACGCGACGTGCAAGAAATTTGTATGATATTTAACGGCATCGATCCGGCAGACGAAGGTCCAAAGGGCTGGGCACCAATCCTGCCTATGCAGCACTACTCTATGGGCGGCATAAAAACAAAGCCAACAGGCGAGAGCCCGACGCTAGCCGGACTATTTAGCGCTGGCGAAGCTGCATGCTGGGATATGCACGGCTTTAACCGCCTTGGTGGAAATTCCGTATCAGAGACTGTCGTAGCGGGTATGATCGTGGGTGATTATTTCGCAGATTTCTGCGCGAGCCATGAGATAGATATAAAGACCGAAAATTTAGAAAAATTCGTCAAAAAAGAGACTGATTATCTACAAGGACTACTTGATAAAGAGGGCAAATACAATGTCTTTGAGATCAAAAACCGCATGAAAGATGTGATGTGGGAGCACGTAGCCATCTTTAGAACGGGCGAGGGCCTCGAAAAAGCCGTCAAAGAGCTTGAAGAGCTTTACAAA containing:
- a CDS encoding fumarate reductase flavoprotein subunit — encoded protein: MNVKYCDALVIGGGLAGLRAAVAAGEKGLSTIVLSLIPVKRSHSAAAQGGMQASLGNSKMSEGDNEDVHFADTVKGSDWGCDQTVARMFCQTAPKAIRELAAWGVPWTRITKGERSAIINAQKTTIVEKEEVHGLIHSRDFGGTKKWRTCYTADATGHTMLFAVANEALKHNVEIHDRKEAIALIHENNRCYGAIVRDLVTGEIIAYVSKGTLIATGGYGRVYKHTTNAVVCEGIGAAIALETGVAQLGNMEAVQFHPTPIVPSGILLTEGCRGDGGILRDVDGYRFMPDYEPEKKELASRDVVSRRIMEHIRKGKGVKSPYGEHVWLDISILGREHIEKNLRDVQEICMIFNGIDPADEGPKGWAPILPMQHYSMGGIKTKPTGESPTLAGLFSAGEAACWDMHGFNRLGGNSVSETVVAGMIVGDYFADFCASHEIDIKTENLEKFVKKETDYLQGLLDKEGKYNVFEIKNRMKDVMWEHVAIFRTGEGLEKAVKELEELYKKSLDVKVTNKTLFGNPELEEAYRVPKMLKLALCIAYGALLRTESRGAHYREDYTKRDDLNWLSRTLTSWKEGATMPTVEYEALDIMKMEIPPAFRGYGAKGNIIEHPDSAKRQAQVDEIREKMQAEGKGRYEIQEALMHYELQPKYKAPNERAGIGYE
- a CDS encoding DUF1287 domain-containing protein, with protein sequence MKIFKILMLFATVLFAFSPQKLVTDARSQIGVTIYYDPSYSSLAYPMGDVEISKGVCSDVLVRALRLQNIDLQKLIHDDMAKNFSSYPKKWGLKGTDKNIDHRRVLNIATYLKRRGLEVNDDTFMPGDILTWQLPGNLPHIGIVSDKFNGSTPLIIHNIGSGTQEEDILDRFKLTGHFRIK
- the lgt gene encoding prolipoprotein diacylglyceryl transferase, producing the protein MSTWNDIYNHFDPVAFTLFDFSVHWYGIMYILALLSALGAAKYFVKKDNIPITDALLDNYFFWVEIGVILGARLGYIAIYSGEAVYFFTHPWQIFNPFHNGEFVGIRGMSYHGAVVGFLLATILFCKKYKQNLWQLLDLCALCIPFGYIFGRIGNFLNQELFGRATDVSWGINVFGILRHPSQLYEAALEGLVVFLILFFYRKFKKFDGELIALYAILYTLARFICEFFREPDAGIGFIIFGLSMGQILSILMFFGGILAYFFLKKNYIK
- a CDS encoding fumarate reductase cytochrome b subunit, which gives rise to MVGLIEGFLGKQADCKKSRVPAVFDRWQSITGFILACFILCHMVFTSTILLGKDAFNAVVEFAEASFLIKGGLPIVTNLIAAVIFVVFIAHAFLAMRKFPANFRQLIMFKGHKDRMKHWDTTLWWFQFLTGFALFFTASAHLVDIVFNPHKITAEHSAANFHTLEFFYFALLVFMVVHAGVGMYRLYVKWISIEGANKQEMFAKRNRVKTIIFAIFGVLALIALIADFVWVSL
- the galU gene encoding UTP--glucose-1-phosphate uridylyltransferase GalU, with translation MIQTCLFPAAGYGTRFLPATKSLPKEMLPILTKPLVHYGVDEALEAGMNNMAFVTGRGKRALEDYFDISYELEHQIAGTSKEPLLDDIRKLMDSCTFSFTRQNEMRGLGHAIYTGKTLVRDEAFGVVLADDLCVNDAGEGVLAQMVKIYEKYRCSVVAVMEVPKEQIKSYGVVSGRFIEDDLIMVDDMVEKPDPADAPTNLAIIGRYILTPDIFNILERTKPGKNGEIQITDALRSQAKEGIVIAYKFKGRRFDCGSIDGFVEATNFFYELKNGRK
- a CDS encoding IMPACT family protein, producing MQTVSEIYSAKTEIKKSTFLSYLLPIAKFEEFHEILRSDHPKAAHIVWAYRKLNKYAQIIEAQSDDGEPKGTSGQPCLNALRGARLIDTAVLVVRYFGGVKLGTGGLVRAYGGAANLAINEANLEIFEQKDICGFFVPFSLTARFEHFLQKQNLEAKREFNEDGAIWRVEFNEDEFNAFYDFAHHFEAQNFAFLAIPLFARRIF
- a CDS encoding glucose-6-phosphate isomerase; this encodes MVENSFKFNFTKEELIAAYAKRMNDEYESGEIGYYHLPDLGEELVSEIYTYEKSLQGIKNVVLVGIGGSSLGVKALKSMLGAKKSKRELYFLDNVDPNSFESVVSTINFDETLFIISSKSGNTIETITIFKCLLDRFGPSSLSRNFLIITDPGTNLQNFATQNGIKFFNIPSNVGGRFSVLSAIGLAPLAICGYDVKQLLAGALACKRRYIDEKDASLIAKAYHYATHRSASINVVFSYCDRFFEFNDWYVQLWAESLGKKRGYKRVGLTPVGLVGSRDQHSFLQLIMDGVKDKSVTFIKINDAGVDTNIPDISLQGLEGCDFVSGLSLNKLLNLQCDATAMALVQEGVSVDIITLDALDEWHAGWLVFYYELLTSATGIMLGINTYDQPGVEIGKRILKTMLLK